The proteins below are encoded in one region of Takifugu rubripes chromosome 1, fTakRub1.2, whole genome shotgun sequence:
- the LOC101068341 gene encoding glutamate receptor ionotropic, NMDA 2C-like isoform X2, with amino-acid sequence MAFSRGRPSPSPWPLLFLLLLLTSSPLPLPARPLLLHPSINVAVVFSGSSYQTEVRGRLSGENFVDLPVVVSPVTVLVNDTNPRDLLTHLCDTMATEKLHGVVFEDDVGSGAGAQVAEVAQILDFLSTQTALPIVGISGGSAIVIPYKAEGSSFLQMGASLEQQVLSMFKIMEEYDWAEFAVITSLLPGYDTFVDIVQTYTDTSYFLWNVQDVLSLEMSVGASEAKTKRVLQQLDAQVLLAYCSYDEAQFLFRQAAEVGLVGPGYIWIIPSLAVGNPNSPPPDSFPVGVIGVISDQWRKSLRQRVREGVAIVANGADGFKRQYGFIPEGHGDCSKPATHSDNNTLFRHMLNVTWERKDLSFNSQGFLSNPSMVIIALDRERIWDKVGTYARGILQVRYPVWPRYGSFLDKVSDDRHLTVATLEEHPFVMVENVDPGTGTCVRNTVPCRRQANNTESMFSHPEAYTKLCCKGFCIDILKKLSRNIKFSYDLYLVSNGKHGKLVRGTWNGMIGEVLYRRADMAIGSLTINEERSEIIDFSVPFVETGISVMVARSNGTVSPSAFLEPYSPAVWVMMFVMCLTVVAVTVFVFEYFSPVGYNRSLVSAKSPGGPRFTIGKSVWLLWGIVFNNSVPVENPKGTTSKIMVLVWAFFAVIFLASYTANLAAFMIQEQYIDTVSGLSDKKFQKPHEHYPPFRFGTVPNGSTERNIRSNYIDMHTHMIKYNQKGVEEALESLKTGKLDAFIYDAAVLNYMAGKDEGCKLVTIGSGKVFATTGYGIALPKSSRWKRPIDLALLQFLGDGDTERLETVWLSGICQNEKNEVMSSKLDIDNMAGVFYMLLVAMGLSLLVFAWEHLLYWKLRHSVHKSHKLDFLLAISRGIYSCFSGVEEPGRSSGLAKPDLTSNYAQANMLKMLRTAKDLVSTANVETSLDNATKTIEHLSRHGGSLPIRVPQVAMEAVPGGFAYITENHCSFPQRSLTPPLAAVTSLKQHRGVSRPTPLRYTLPTHSSSCLYDRPLPVSSLSTPHLAVAP; translated from the exons ATGGCATTTTCCAGGGGACGTCCTTCTCCCTCCCCGtggcctctcctcttcctcctcctcctcctcacctcctccccgcTCCCGCTGCCGGCCcggccgctcctcctccacccgtCCATCAACGTGGCGGTGGTGTTCAGCGGCTCCAGCTACCAGACCGAGGTGCGGGGTCGCCTCAGCGGGGAGAACTTTGTGGACCTGCCGGTGGTGGTCAGCCCGGTGACGGTGCTGGTGAATGACACCAACCCCCGTGACCTCCTGACACACCTGTGTGACACCATGGCAACGGAGAAGCTGCACGGCGTGGTGTTTGAGGACGACGTGGGCTCAGGTGCTGGTGCTCAG GTGGCGGAAGTTGCACAGAtcctggacttcctgtccaCTCAGACGGCCCTGCCGATCGTGGGAATCAGCGGCGGCTCTGCCATCGTCATCCCATACAAG GCTGAGGGGTCGTCCTTCCTGCAGATGGGAGCctctctggagcagcaggttcTCAGCATGTTCAAG ATCATGGAGGAATACGACTGGGCGGAGTTTGCAGTCATCACTAGCTTGCTGCCCGGCTACGACACCTTCGTGGACATAGTTCAGACCTACACAGATACCTCATATTTCCTGTGGAATGTACAGGACGTCCTGTCTCTGGAAATGTCTGTCGGGGCCAGCGAAGCCAAGACCAAGCGCGTGCTGCAGCAG TTGGACGCTCAGGTCCTGCTGGCCTACTGTTCCTACGATGAGGCGCAGTTCTTGTTCCGCCAGGCGGCCGAGGTGGGCCTGGTGGGGCCGGGCTACATCTGGATCATCCCCAGCCTGGCCGTGGGCAACCCCAACAGCCCCCCGCCCGACAGCTTCCCTGTTGGGGTGATTGGCGTGATCAGCGACCAGTGGAGGAAGAGCTTACgccagagggtgagggagggcgTCGCCATCGTGGCCAATGGCGCCGATGGCTTCAAGAGGCAGTACGGGTTTATCCCTGAGGGCCACGGCGACTGCAGCAAACCGGCCACACACTCGGACAACAACACTCTGTTCAG GCACATGCTGAACGTGACCTGGGAGAGGAAAGACCTGTCCTTCAACAGCCAAGGCTTCCTCTCCAACCCCTCCATGGTCATCATCGCCCTGGACCGGGAGAGGATCTGGGACAAG GTGGGTACGTATGCCCGAGGCATCCTTCAGGTGCGCTACCCTGTCTGGCCTCGATACGGCAGCTTCCTGGACAAAGTGTCCGATGATCGTCACCTGACTGTGGCCACGCTGGAGGAACATCCCTTCGTCATGGTGGAGAACGTGGACCCGGGGACGGGCACGTGCGTCCGCAACACGGTGCCGTGCAGGCGGCAGGCCAATAACACCGAGAG CATGTTCAGCCACCCTGAGGCCTACACCAAACTCTGCTGTAAGGGCTTCTGCATAGACATCCTGAAGAAGCTGTCCCGCAACATCAAGTTCTCCTACGACCTCTACCTGGTCTCCAACGGGAAACACGGCAAGCTGGTCCGTGGAACTTGGAATGGCATGATAGGCGAG GTGCTCTACAGACGCGCCGACATGGCCATCGGGTCTCTCACTATCAACGAGGAGCGTTCGGAAATCATCGACTTCTCCGTTCCATTCGTGGAGACAGGCATCAGCGTTATGGTCGCCCGGAGCAACGGGACAGTGTCTCCATCAGCCTTTCTCG agccctACAGCCCGGCGGTTTGGGTCATGATGTTCGTCATGTGCCTGACGGTGGTGGCGGTCACGGTTTTTGTGTTCGAATACTTCAGTCCGGTCGGCTACAACCGCAGTCTGGTCAGCGCCAAAT CTCCTGGCGGTCCACGGTTCACCATCGGAAAGTCGGTGTGGCTGCTGTGGGGCATTGTCTTCAACAACTCGGTGCCGGTGGAAAACCCTAAGGGAACGACCAGTAAGATCATGGTCCTGGTCTGGGCCTTCTTCGCTGTCATCTTCTTGGCCTCGTACACCGCCAACCTGGCCGCCTTCATGATCCAAGAGCAATACATCGACACGGTGTCGGGACTCTCCGATAAGAAG TTCCAGAAACCACATGAGCATTATCCTCCATTCCGCTTCGGGACCGTCCCAAACGGGAGCACGGAGAGGAACATCCGCAGCAACTACAtcgacatgcacacacacatgataaAGTACAACCAGAAGGGGGTGGAAGAAGCTCTAGAAAGCCTGAAAACCGG GAAGCTGGACGCCTTCATCTACGATGCTGCTGTTCTCAATTACATGGCTGGGAAGGACGAGGGGTGCAAGCTGGTCACCATCGGCAGTGGGAAAGTCTTTGCCACCACGGGATACGGCATCGCGCTGCCCAAGAGTTCCCGCTGGAAACGACCTATTGACCTGGCGCTGCTGCAGTTCCTCGGGGACG GTGACACCGAGCGCCTGGAGACTGTGTGGCTGTCAGGAATCTGCCAGAACGAGAAAAACGAAGTGATGAGCAGCAAACTGGACATCGACAACATGGCGGGCGTCTTCTACATGCTGTTAGTGGCCATGGGCCTCAGTCTGCTGGTCTTTGCCTGGGAACACCTGCTGTACTGGAAGCTACGACACTCGGTTCACAAGTCCCACAAACTGGACTTCCTGTTGGCCATCAGCAGG gGTATTTACAGCTGTTTCAGTGGAGTGGAGGAACCTGGGCGTTCATCTGGTCTTGCCAAACCCGATCTGACCTCCAACTATGCTCAAGCAAACATGTTAAAAATGCTCCGCACTGCCAAGGACCTGGTTTCCACGGCTAACGTCGAGACGTCTCTGGACAATGCCACCAAGACTATAGAGCACCTGAGTCGCCACGGTGGGAGCCTGCCTATCCGCGTCCCACAAGTGGCCATGGAAGCCGTGCCGGGAGGATTTGCTTATATCACCGAGAATCACTGCTCGTTTCCCCAGCGCTCCTTAACCCCGCCTTTAGCAGCCGTTACCTCCCTGAAACAGCACAGAGGTGTGAGCAGGCCCACGCCGCTACGTTACACACTACCGACTCACTCTTCGTCATGCCTGTATGACCGTCCACTTCCGGTGTCCAGCCTCAGCACTCCCCATCTGGCCGTGG CTCCCTGA
- the LOC101068341 gene encoding glutamate receptor ionotropic, NMDA 2C-like isoform X1: MAFSRGRPSPSPWPLLFLLLLLTSSPLPLPARPLLLHPSINVAVVFSGSSYQTEVRGRLSGENFVDLPVVVSPVTVLVNDTNPRDLLTHLCDTMATEKLHGVVFEDDVGSGAGAQVAEVAQILDFLSTQTALPIVGISGGSAIVIPYKAEGSSFLQMGASLEQQVLSMFKIMEEYDWAEFAVITSLLPGYDTFVDIVQTYTDTSYFLWNVQDVLSLEMSVGASEAKTKRVLQQLDAQVLLAYCSYDEAQFLFRQAAEVGLVGPGYIWIIPSLAVGNPNSPPPDSFPVGVIGVISDQWRKSLRQRVREGVAIVANGADGFKRQYGFIPEGHGDCSKPATHSDNNTLFRHMLNVTWERKDLSFNSQGFLSNPSMVIIALDRERIWDKVGTYARGILQVRYPVWPRYGSFLDKVSDDRHLTVATLEEHPFVMVENVDPGTGTCVRNTVPCRRQANNTESMFSHPEAYTKLCCKGFCIDILKKLSRNIKFSYDLYLVSNGKHGKLVRGTWNGMIGEVLYRRADMAIGSLTINEERSEIIDFSVPFVETGISVMVARSNGTVSPSAFLEPYSPAVWVMMFVMCLTVVAVTVFVFEYFSPVGYNRSLVSAKSPGGPRFTIGKSVWLLWGIVFNNSVPVENPKGTTSKIMVLVWAFFAVIFLASYTANLAAFMIQEQYIDTVSGLSDKKFQKPHEHYPPFRFGTVPNGSTERNIRSNYIDMHTHMIKYNQKGVEEALESLKTGKLDAFIYDAAVLNYMAGKDEGCKLVTIGSGKVFATTGYGIALPKSSRWKRPIDLALLQFLGDGDTERLETVWLSGICQNEKNEVMSSKLDIDNMAGVFYMLLVAMGLSLLVFAWEHLLYWKLRHSVHKSHKLDFLLAISRGIYSCFSGVEEPGRSSGLAKPDLTSNYAQANMLKMLRTAKDLVSTANVETSLDNATKTIEHLSRHGGSLPIRVPQVAMEAVPGGFAYITENHCSFPQRSLTPPLAAVTSLKQHRGVSRPTPLRYTLPTHSSSCLYDRPLPVSSLSTPHLAVGETLPHQHPRHYQTTGRLYVDTHTHSSFIPCNDLQLPDIYASHPVSTALNHPNQVGFSRRIRRSKSFQYDDDVERRKYREQGKSDDSPMCLSELKANHLQNNNISAPSFDSLYPGDVARPHVENYSSWPPEDLMLRGRRRQRRPSFLKATWGTEESQQLDESQSSLSSQSPSTLPDLFPCILTPTTVAKAYNPSHLRNNLCLPRNQAYLHIREDQRRPNGRKGQRLRYSNSTHLPTYGEAVRDGSGLGRGMVRRATSLFSRQYAHYLNSYPGLPFYHGPQDLQHHSQASSGQPSPNPVCQLLACGGGRCGSQRALLYQDSVYGAYGVYQGSQTGLEAQGGQGVGGQPLGSPWRRVSSLESEV, translated from the exons ATGGCATTTTCCAGGGGACGTCCTTCTCCCTCCCCGtggcctctcctcttcctcctcctcctcctcacctcctccccgcTCCCGCTGCCGGCCcggccgctcctcctccacccgtCCATCAACGTGGCGGTGGTGTTCAGCGGCTCCAGCTACCAGACCGAGGTGCGGGGTCGCCTCAGCGGGGAGAACTTTGTGGACCTGCCGGTGGTGGTCAGCCCGGTGACGGTGCTGGTGAATGACACCAACCCCCGTGACCTCCTGACACACCTGTGTGACACCATGGCAACGGAGAAGCTGCACGGCGTGGTGTTTGAGGACGACGTGGGCTCAGGTGCTGGTGCTCAG GTGGCGGAAGTTGCACAGAtcctggacttcctgtccaCTCAGACGGCCCTGCCGATCGTGGGAATCAGCGGCGGCTCTGCCATCGTCATCCCATACAAG GCTGAGGGGTCGTCCTTCCTGCAGATGGGAGCctctctggagcagcaggttcTCAGCATGTTCAAG ATCATGGAGGAATACGACTGGGCGGAGTTTGCAGTCATCACTAGCTTGCTGCCCGGCTACGACACCTTCGTGGACATAGTTCAGACCTACACAGATACCTCATATTTCCTGTGGAATGTACAGGACGTCCTGTCTCTGGAAATGTCTGTCGGGGCCAGCGAAGCCAAGACCAAGCGCGTGCTGCAGCAG TTGGACGCTCAGGTCCTGCTGGCCTACTGTTCCTACGATGAGGCGCAGTTCTTGTTCCGCCAGGCGGCCGAGGTGGGCCTGGTGGGGCCGGGCTACATCTGGATCATCCCCAGCCTGGCCGTGGGCAACCCCAACAGCCCCCCGCCCGACAGCTTCCCTGTTGGGGTGATTGGCGTGATCAGCGACCAGTGGAGGAAGAGCTTACgccagagggtgagggagggcgTCGCCATCGTGGCCAATGGCGCCGATGGCTTCAAGAGGCAGTACGGGTTTATCCCTGAGGGCCACGGCGACTGCAGCAAACCGGCCACACACTCGGACAACAACACTCTGTTCAG GCACATGCTGAACGTGACCTGGGAGAGGAAAGACCTGTCCTTCAACAGCCAAGGCTTCCTCTCCAACCCCTCCATGGTCATCATCGCCCTGGACCGGGAGAGGATCTGGGACAAG GTGGGTACGTATGCCCGAGGCATCCTTCAGGTGCGCTACCCTGTCTGGCCTCGATACGGCAGCTTCCTGGACAAAGTGTCCGATGATCGTCACCTGACTGTGGCCACGCTGGAGGAACATCCCTTCGTCATGGTGGAGAACGTGGACCCGGGGACGGGCACGTGCGTCCGCAACACGGTGCCGTGCAGGCGGCAGGCCAATAACACCGAGAG CATGTTCAGCCACCCTGAGGCCTACACCAAACTCTGCTGTAAGGGCTTCTGCATAGACATCCTGAAGAAGCTGTCCCGCAACATCAAGTTCTCCTACGACCTCTACCTGGTCTCCAACGGGAAACACGGCAAGCTGGTCCGTGGAACTTGGAATGGCATGATAGGCGAG GTGCTCTACAGACGCGCCGACATGGCCATCGGGTCTCTCACTATCAACGAGGAGCGTTCGGAAATCATCGACTTCTCCGTTCCATTCGTGGAGACAGGCATCAGCGTTATGGTCGCCCGGAGCAACGGGACAGTGTCTCCATCAGCCTTTCTCG agccctACAGCCCGGCGGTTTGGGTCATGATGTTCGTCATGTGCCTGACGGTGGTGGCGGTCACGGTTTTTGTGTTCGAATACTTCAGTCCGGTCGGCTACAACCGCAGTCTGGTCAGCGCCAAAT CTCCTGGCGGTCCACGGTTCACCATCGGAAAGTCGGTGTGGCTGCTGTGGGGCATTGTCTTCAACAACTCGGTGCCGGTGGAAAACCCTAAGGGAACGACCAGTAAGATCATGGTCCTGGTCTGGGCCTTCTTCGCTGTCATCTTCTTGGCCTCGTACACCGCCAACCTGGCCGCCTTCATGATCCAAGAGCAATACATCGACACGGTGTCGGGACTCTCCGATAAGAAG TTCCAGAAACCACATGAGCATTATCCTCCATTCCGCTTCGGGACCGTCCCAAACGGGAGCACGGAGAGGAACATCCGCAGCAACTACAtcgacatgcacacacacatgataaAGTACAACCAGAAGGGGGTGGAAGAAGCTCTAGAAAGCCTGAAAACCGG GAAGCTGGACGCCTTCATCTACGATGCTGCTGTTCTCAATTACATGGCTGGGAAGGACGAGGGGTGCAAGCTGGTCACCATCGGCAGTGGGAAAGTCTTTGCCACCACGGGATACGGCATCGCGCTGCCCAAGAGTTCCCGCTGGAAACGACCTATTGACCTGGCGCTGCTGCAGTTCCTCGGGGACG GTGACACCGAGCGCCTGGAGACTGTGTGGCTGTCAGGAATCTGCCAGAACGAGAAAAACGAAGTGATGAGCAGCAAACTGGACATCGACAACATGGCGGGCGTCTTCTACATGCTGTTAGTGGCCATGGGCCTCAGTCTGCTGGTCTTTGCCTGGGAACACCTGCTGTACTGGAAGCTACGACACTCGGTTCACAAGTCCCACAAACTGGACTTCCTGTTGGCCATCAGCAGG gGTATTTACAGCTGTTTCAGTGGAGTGGAGGAACCTGGGCGTTCATCTGGTCTTGCCAAACCCGATCTGACCTCCAACTATGCTCAAGCAAACATGTTAAAAATGCTCCGCACTGCCAAGGACCTGGTTTCCACGGCTAACGTCGAGACGTCTCTGGACAATGCCACCAAGACTATAGAGCACCTGAGTCGCCACGGTGGGAGCCTGCCTATCCGCGTCCCACAAGTGGCCATGGAAGCCGTGCCGGGAGGATTTGCTTATATCACCGAGAATCACTGCTCGTTTCCCCAGCGCTCCTTAACCCCGCCTTTAGCAGCCGTTACCTCCCTGAAACAGCACAGAGGTGTGAGCAGGCCCACGCCGCTACGTTACACACTACCGACTCACTCTTCGTCATGCCTGTATGACCGTCCACTTCCGGTGTCCAGCCTCAGCACTCCCCATCTGGCCGTGGGTGAGAcgcttcctcatcaacacccgCGTCACTACCAGACCACAGGTAGACTCTACGTTGACACCCATACTCATTCATCTTTTATTCCTTGTAACGATCTGCAGCTCCCTGACATCTACGCCTCTCACCCAGTCTCCACCGCATTAAATCATCCCAACCAAGTGGGTTTTTCTCGCAGAATACGTCGGTCCAAGAGCTTTCAGTACGATGACGATGTAGAGAGGCGAAAATACAGGGAACAGGGAAAAAGTGACGACAGTCCCATGTGTCTGAGTGAGCTCAAAGCCAACCACCTCCAGAACAACAATATTTCGGCGCCCAGTTTCGACAGCCTTTACCCAGGTGACGTGGCGCGTCCTCATGTGGAGAACTATAGCTCTTGGCCCCCGGAAGACCTCATGCTGAGAGGGAGACGCAGGCAGCGGCGTCCCTCTTTCCTTAAAGCAACTTGGGGCACTGAAGAATCGCAGCAACTTGACGAATCCCAGTCTTCCCTGTCCAGCCAGTCGCCGTCCACCTTGCCAGACCTCTTCCCGTGCATTCTTACGCCAACCACAGTAGCAAAGGCCTACAACCCATCCCACCTTCGAAACAACCTGTGCCTCCCACGGAACCAGGCCTACCTCCACATAAGGGAGGACCAGAGGAGGCCCAATGGGCGCAAGGGTCAGAGGCTGCGCTActccaactccactcacctccCTACGTACGGAGAAGCGGTGAGGGATGGAAGCGGGCTGGGGCGTGGGATGGTACGAAGGGCCACCAGTTTGTTCAGCAGACAGTACGCTCATTATTTGAACTCATACCCTGGTCTACCTTTTTATCACGGGCCCCAagacctgcagcaccacagccaAGCCTCCAGCGGCCAGCCAAGCCCCAATCCAGTGTGTCAGCTACTGGCTTGCGGTGGTGGGAGGTGTGGAAGTCAGCGGGCTCTTCTGTACCAAGACAGTGTGTACGGGGCTTATGGGGTGTATCAGGGATCCCAGACTGGATTAGAGGCCCAGGGTGGTCAGGGAGTGGGCGGACAGCCTCTGGGAAGCCCCTGGAGACGCGTGTCCAGTTTGGAATCAGAAGTCTGA